GACAGAAAAGATTGCCTTGTGTTATGCTGAGGAAGTAGAGAAAGGGCCTTGGGAGAGGACTGACAATAATGCATGCTTTTCTCAGGACCAGGGGTTTGAATCCTTTGATGTTTGTAGAACCCAGGTCAGGAGCTTGTAGTTTCCAAGGAGGCTGTTTGCTTGTGGAATAGGAGTCAAACAGAGCTACCTACCTCTTTACCTACCATAGACTCATAGTCTAAGAGGTTGTTTGAActtaaagagaccttagagataatctaattcAACTCACCATCCTACATGCAACTCTTGGGTtgcatacaaatgagaaaatcctggcctaaagaaatgaagaaacttgCTCAAGGTCCCCCATGATTGAAGCAGTGGGAAAAGTAATTCTCTCCACCCTAAAGCAGAACCTACAGTTCTAGTCTCTCCTCAGGGATATGCCTTCTTCTAGGCAGAACCACCAGCTTGCACTATGATAATCCCAGAAGGAAAACATCCATATAATACCCACCTTactggggagaggggtggggagttGTGCAGGGTGATATAAAAGTCACCCACCTACTGATTTCCCCCATGATGTGAGCAGCCTCTGGTCTCCTCATGGTCTGGACACAGTTCCTGCCTTGACTAAAGCTCTTGTCATTTTCTCTAGTCCTAAACTGCTCTGTGAACTTGGAGCAAACTGAtgtctctgttttgtgtttcaATGTCctgcttaataaaaaaaagaaaaaaaaaggagctccCAGAGGTAGGCAGGCCAGGAATGTGGAAAGAAAGGTGAAGGGTAAAAACCTGGGAGCCCTAGAGGAGGGCACAGACCAGTCCAGGGTGTTAGGATTACTGTTGTTAGTCTCTGTAAGGCTCCTGTAGGGGCAGGCCAGGAATTTAATAATCTACAGGCGGGTCCTAAGAGGACACAATCCACACCCACCTGCTGCAGTCAACCTGGAACCCAGCTGTTAAACGGGAAGCACGGACATACCCTACATCACTCAGGCATGCTCAGCCACACATTTGCACAGGTTCATGGTCAGTCACACTCATTCACACCTCTTCATACACACACGCTCTGACTCCCAAATGCACGTGACTTCCCTTTGCAAACTCTCTGCCCTCTGCGAGGCTATCCTGGCCTCGCCCCCAAACGGGAGACTATGGTCCCATCAGGTGGAGGCAGGGCCCTGGGAGGGCTTAGGCGCTGATCTCCACGGTGCCGGCCTCCTCTTGCTCCCGGATCATGTGCACGCCGGCAGTCCGGAGGGTGCGTGTGGAGCTGCGGGAGCGGCCGGGGGAGCTCGGGGACCGGTTGGGGGAAGTGTGCGTTCGGCTAGTGGCGGGAGAGCGGGCAGGAGAGCGCGGGTAGCGGCGGGCTGACCGGATCGGCAGCCCGGGGGAGCGGCCTGGGGCAGTAGAAGAGATGTAACCCGGCGGGCCGGGCTCAGAGGTGCTCCGAGGGTCGGGGGCTGAGCTCTCCTCCCCTTCTGGTGGGTCCTGCAATGGGATGCTAGTGGTCAGTGAGACAAACCTAACCAGCTGATTGGAAGCGTCACACCCCCATCCAATCCAATTCTCCGTGATTCACAGCACCCCTGCCCCCAATTCTGccgccaagttcaaatcccattcaAGTCCTTGCTAGTCTCTCAGCAGGCCTGCCCCCCTGGGACTCTGTCCAGAGCTTTCTCACCTTATCCTTCAAGATGTACAAGGCCATAGGGTTCTTCCGCTCATGTTCTCCACTTCGGGGGAGTGTCTCTACTGCAcaaaagagaaattgagggaatCGCCTACCTATCCCAGTGCACTGCAGACCCTTCGTCCAGCATCATTGTGCTCCTCACACTTGGCACTTCCCAAATCACTCACCCGAGCTCAGAGGTTCTTAACTACTCTCTTGAATCCAAGCAACCTCTCAATCAAAAAATAGCAGTCATGTCTCTGACATTCCAGGAATAAGTGACTCAACTGATTTCCAATCCTTTCTAAAGCAGACCCTGCTATGTATAAATACAGGAGAAACTTTCACTTGAAATCTTGACAAGTCTTGGATTGTCTGGACTCTTGCTCCCCCATCTTAGAATCACCCTGGGCCTTGGGGAGATCTTGTGTTGTTATACTACTGCTCTATTGTTCACCTGAGCTGgatgggatggggaagagagggcCCCCCCCACCTTCTTCTCACCTTCAGGTTTCAGGTGGTCATCATTTTGATCTTCATACTCTAGAGAGCCCTGTTTTTCCAGCTTCCGCTTCTTTCTGCAAAATAGCCCGAGTGCCTTGAGTACAGACATAGATGGATGGGAGAAGGGCTGGAAGACGCAAGGACCTGGTGGGCTTAGGAGAGTTCTTGGGACAGGAAGGGTGTTTTTGGTTGATTTGTTAGTGATGAAGAAAGAAGAGTGGGGTTATGAGAACAGGAAGATATTCCATTTCAGCAGTGTTATTTATTAACAAGGAGATGCTACATTACAGGCATTGAGTGGGTTTAAGGTCTTTGAAGGTAGCGTAACAGAAGGGAATGTTAGGGTGTAATCTCTGGCTCAGGATGCAAAATTCAGTAGTTACCCAGACTTTTTGGAGGGTTTCCAACATGCGCAGACTGTCACCAAAGTCACAAGGAGAAAGATACCTCCTGTGGTCAGAATGATGTAGAGGGAGCTTCTCCCTGGAGAAAGACATTTAGGGAGTTGAGAACTGTTATAGAGTGAAATAGCAAACAAGCAGGGAAAAGATGGTAGAAAGAATTTCTCTAGGATAGAATTTCACTGTaggacaattccagaggaccagtaaTGAAGCATGCATCTCACCTCtacagaggtgatggactttagggtgcagactgaggcacacttttTGGACAAGGACaatttggaaatttgtttttcttaactatATCTATTTGTCACAAgagtcttggtttttttttctctttcaatggagagaaagaggaaggagagaaaaagcaatttctgtttattaaaaaaattaactttttaaaaagaaattcaatgtaGGGATGGTGGGAGTGGGGAATACCAGATGATGTCACTTTTGCAAGGTACCCattcctttctgtttctattcATCAGCATAATCATCAAGTATTTAATGAGTAGAGTTTGCTCTTTGCCGTTATACATACAAGTCTGGTATGACTCAAATCTGGTCATGATGTCTTGTAGCAACCAGGTTGGGATGATGTCTCTTGCTGTGGGACACCTGCCCTGCTGAGCTCTGAGCTCTTCCGGGAAAGGATACTCACGATACACAGTAAGCTTGATGGGGACACTTCGGCCTTGGCTAATGGGGTTCTCCACCAAGCAACTATAGATGTCATCATCTGCCATAAGCACTCGTGTAATGGTGAGCACCTTTTGGTCAGGGGACAGGAGCATCCTTGAGTCATTGCTGAGTGGCTTGCCATCCTTCAGCCAAGTATAGTTGGCTTTGGTACCATTTTCATGGGAACAGTTCAATGTGAAGTACTCACTGAGCTCCAGGACAGTAGATGAAGCCACCACTACTTGAGGTTTTGAAATGGGAACTGGGCAGAGCAAAGGTGAGAAGACTGTGGGTTAGAGACCTGGGAGCCTCACAATTCCTACTTTCTGCTTGTGATCCACTAAAATTCTTCCTATTACTGAGTCTGAGCTGATAGGACCCTTCAGGAATGATACAGTCCaatatcttctttctctctcctttgattgAAGCTCCAGAGCCCTCACCCTTTCTCGGGGCTACTGggctttacattttaaaataattaagcttttaaaaaaaagaagctttgGCTAAACTCAGCCTTGGCCCACCTGGCCTGGCTCAGTGGACCTGGTTCTTAGCCTCCAATCACCCAATCCCCAGTTCCTGGCCTCTCTTCATGTGGGTGGCCTGTGTGCCCTGGATTGACCCATCTGGAAAAATTTCTGAGTGGTTTATTCTGAAGCTACTCATTCTGTTCTACCACCTACATAGGCTCAATATCACTCCCTGGCCCTCAGTCCCTAATCTATGCCTTCTCTCCAGGCAGCTAGCTTCAGAGTCTTACCATCCACAGTGAGGTTGATGGTCTTTTCTCCAGTGAAAGTATCATCAGTGATGGAAATCTCTACCTCATAGGTGCCCTCATCAGATGTCTGAAGATCACTGAGGAGAAGGGAGCCATTCTCAAAGAGCCTGATTCGGTCACGGTAGTCAAGCCTCAGGGTGCCAATGACCTCAGTGCCAATGGATTGTACCACTGTCACTGGCTTGTCCCTCTTCAGCTGCCACTTAACTACTGGCTTGTCACTGCTGGTGCTACTGTATTGCACAGAGAGCAGAGCCGACTTCCCCACAGTACCATGGATCAGACGCACTGGGCTTGTGATGTTCACCCCTTCCAGTGAGCCTAGAGAGAGGCATCCAAGAAGAAAGCGGACAATGTCAGACCTTCCACAGGAAGTAAAGGATTTGTTCTTACCCCATTCCTACCACCCATCACTCTGACTTTTCCTTAGTTACTCTTGTCCCTCCACTCCCCTTTCTTTTTGGTCTGGACATCTTGATAGCCACCTTTCTGTCTGTTTTGCTGTCCTCTCACCACTATCCCCCCAACTCCCTTGTTTTCAAGTTCTGGAACCATTAGAAAATCAGTACTGCCATTGTTACTAGAAGGGGCATGCCAATCTATTTGCCTATGGTTCTACTCAGCATCCCTGTAACTTCCCAAACCAAGATACTCCTTTTCAGCCACCACTACCCTTTCTGTGTTTTCTACCCTtattggaatgtaagctaattgagggcaaggattgttttattgttttcttttttgttatttgtatccctagttctaATACAGTGCTCTGTTTCCCCTACCATTTTCCACATCTTAGGCCCCATTGTTTTCATCTGTCCCATTGCCTACAGTCTAGCTTTCATCTTCATCCTTTCTCTTTACATCACATACATTTATTCTTCTAGTCCCTTGGCTCTATACCTCTCTCAGTTCCATCTTCTTGACCACATTCTAGCCACTTGAGACCCCAGGTCCTCTAAAGGTATAATGGGAAATTTCTATTCTCACCACTGTTCCAGTGGCTCCCAAAAGACAAAGGAGGTCATCTAGGAGTCCCTTATTCCaggatttctttcctctttatggAATATGTTACCCAATAATCTCAGAGGACCCCACAGCAAATGGAGGGTGGTAGTATCATTCAGTTGTAAGTGCCTGGCTCTCTCTCCAAAGATGGCACACTGAGGACAAAGGACAGCATAGATTGGCTGCACCCTGCCTTGTTGAATGCCAAGTTTAGACACAGATACCACCTCCCCTACTCATGCAGAAAACTCCCAGAGGAATCTCCTACCTCTTCCTGTTAAAGTCCCTTTGCTAGGAAGAGCGGCTGTTACAAGCAGATTAATTGATTTCAAGATCAGAGGAAAGCATCCTTTTACCCATAAAATTTCCCCACACAGTCAGTATCTGAAATTTCACAACTAGGACTTAATTCCTTAAGCTTAAGTCAATGTAGCTGTGTTttccattaaaatgcaaatactgtTGGAAGAGGGGATAAAAGTCATCTTCACTTCATTCATAAGTTTATCATGTTCTTTCCTGAGTAAAGTTTTGATTTTGGTGGGGTTTGCAAGAGATGAACAAGGTAGAAAGAACATATAGGTATAGGGTATCTGAAAGGAAGAAGGATATTAGGGAGAAAAGGCAAATAAAGGTAGTCTAAGAGCTTGAAGTTAAACTTCATCATTATGCCTGGGTTTGCCCTGCTACCCACCTAGCTCACTATTGCTAGCATCTAAGCAGAAGTTCCTCTTTCTAAGgcaataaagaaaaatgagagtctgtaatatggaaatatattttacatatataacccatatcaaattgcgaggaaggagaggacaggggagacgaggaaggagggagaaaattgagaactcagaatttataaaaatgaatgttaaaaattgtctctacatgtaactggaaaaaacaaaatactattttcaAAAAACAGAGTCTGGTATAGGGAATTAATTCTAACCCTACCCTATCCAATATTGTTATAAACAGATGGGAAACTGCATTGcaatagagaaaaacaaaacaacaacaaactggaaGAGAGTCTGAAACCTATACCTAGatactaactagctttgtgacctaaTTAACTCGCTTAACTTTTTGAGACCTCAGTctgcttatttgtaaaatgagaggtttggattaaAATTGAATAAgtgctcaacaaacatttattaatatttatatttattaacatTAATTTCCACTGTGGGGAAAGAGAAGACACACATCCCTACTTTCGTCCAGCTTACTGTCAAGTTGGGGAATGTGATGTAAATGCAAATAACTGCTATACTATAAGACCGTGTATGATAAGTACATTAGGGAGGTGAAAACAAAGTGCACTAAAGATGGAAAAATCATTATTGCCTAAAGGCAAGTATGGGGGAAGTCggagatcaggaaatgcttcctgCAGGAACTGACATatgaatcacaaaatcacagaatttgaaactaggaagggacctcagcagccacctCACCCAATCCACGTATACAAAAACATCCTCGATGTTTATccaatctctgcttgaagacctctaaggagCAGGGAGGTCCCACCATCTCTCAGTACAATCCTGTCTGCTTTTGAACATTTTTCCCCCATGACATCAAGCTTCAATTTGCCTTGAAAATCTCTAACCACTGCTTGTGGTCTTGCCCTCTGGTGCCAAACAGAACAGTTCTAACCTCTCTTTCACGTGACATCTCTCCAGACACTGGCAGAGAGCTATCACATATCCCCCAAAGTCTTTTCGTTTAGAGGCTAATCATGTCCAGTTGCTTAAACTGATCTTCATTCGGCATGGATTCAAGGGCCTTCACTGTCCTGCTTGTCCTCTGGACAATATTAATGTTCTTAAGTTGTAATGCTTATAACTGAAATCAAAACTCCAGATGACGTCTGATGGGGGCAGGATATAGTGGTACTATCAAtcccctattcctggaagctattaGTAAATTCTGCCTgcggaagtcttcacatgcttggggtagacaccccccgatttactgatgggtttgaggcctgtcattATCCTCAACATGGCTTAgtttgctgagatggttttaccaggctCTAGCCCTtgtacatgctatagcttcttggagtcacctgtagtaggcacttaataaatgcttaaatgaTTGACTGTATGCTTTATAAATTAGTACCAATTCTGTTCAATGTTTTTTATCTGAATTTTGCCATTAAAATTGTCTTCATTTACATGATTGTCATGCTTGTGCACATCATTcatttgtttctgctttgttCACTGAGTCATTTCATATGAatttcccatatttctttgaatttttagtATTCCTTATTCCTTCAGGTACCTTAATATTTCATTATGACAATATCTTATGAGTTGCTCAgccatttaataataattattaacacctaacatttatgtagagtgttaagatttgcaaagtgctttacatacattatctgatTCAATACTCACAAAACCCTGTTATGTATGTGatcattattatccttattttgcagatgagggaattgaagatgaagaagttaaatgacttgccaagggtcatgcaGCTCAAAACCATGTGAGGCAGGagtcaaattcaagtcttcctgacttaaaagtccagtgctgtatctactctgccatctcaCTACCATCTCatttgcttcctttccttttgttttgtttatctaATCCAAAACTCTTTTAACTGTTTCCTCACTG
This Trichosurus vulpecula isolate mTriVul1 chromosome 2, mTriVul1.pri, whole genome shotgun sequence DNA region includes the following protein-coding sequences:
- the HEPACAM gene encoding hepatocyte cell adhesion molecule is translated as MKRERGALFRGSSAPRLTPFVCLLLIQTGSLEGVNITSPVRLIHGTVGKSALLSVQYSSTSSDKPVVKWQLKRDKPVTVVQSIGTEVIGTLRLDYRDRIRLFENGSLLLSDLQTSDEGTYEVEISITDDTFTGEKTINLTVDVPISKPQVVVASSTVLELSEYFTLNCSHENGTKANYTWLKDGKPLSNDSRMLLSPDQKVLTITRVLMADDDIYSCLVENPISQGRSVPIKLTVYRRSSLYIILTTGGIFLLVTLVTVCACWKPSKKSGKKRKLEKQGSLEYEDQNDDHLKPEVETLPRSGEHERKNPMALYILKDKDPPEGEESSAPDPRSTSEPGPPGYISSTAPGRSPGLPIRSARRYPRSPARSPATSRTHTSPNRSPSSPGRSRSSTRTLRTAGVHMIREQEEAGTVEISA